Proteins encoded in a region of the Solanum dulcamara chromosome 9, daSolDulc1.2, whole genome shotgun sequence genome:
- the LOC129903119 gene encoding uncharacterized protein LOC129903119 translates to MASCLFFFVVFSLPFIVKAQERSPHGLAYESPVAVSPEAYSFFHPETQKQNTTTSESLCDDNNSTPGCSRFPTTSSVQSNLAHESLSQTHEEGDTRMGAGGMVGIALGFGFAILLAFGVYYVAIVQKRNSSKGAPVQLNV, encoded by the coding sequence ATGGCTTCTTGTCTATTCTTTTTTGTTGTCTTTTCCCTACCCTTTATTGTTAAAGCTCAAGAAAGGTCTCCTCATGGCCTTGCTTATGAAAGCCCTGTTGCAGTTTCACCAGAAGCATACTCATTTTTTCACCCTGAGACTCAAAAACAGAACACTACTACTAGTGAAAGTTTATGTGATGATAATAATAGTACACCAGGTTGTTCAAGATTTCCTACAACATCAAGTGTGCAGTCTAATTTGGCACATGAAAGTTTATCgcaaacccacgaggaaggtgATACGCGAATGGGAGCTGGTGGGATGGTTGGAATTGCTCTTGGGTTCGGGTTTGCTATTCTGTTAGCATTCGGTGTTTACTATGTGGCAATTGTGCAAAAACGCAACTCGAGCAAAGGTGCTCCTGTCCAGCTCAATGTCtaa
- the LOC129902100 gene encoding probable aquaporin PIP2-1 yields the protein MTKEVEPAHEQATEYSAKDYTDPPPAPLIDFEELTKWSLYRAAIAEFIATLLFLYITVLTVIGYKHQADTKAGGDVCGGVGILGIAWAFGGMIFVLVYCTAGISGGHINPAVTFGLFLARKVSLIRAVLYMVAQCLGAICGVGFVKAFQSAYYNRYGGGVNIMAPGHTKGVGLAAEIIGTFVLVYVVFSATDPKRSARDSHVPVLAPLPIGFAVFMVHLATIPITGTGINPARSFGAAVIFNGDKAWDEHWIFWVGPFIGAFIAAVYHQYILRAGAIKALGSFRSNA from the exons ATGACTAAAGAAGTCGAACCAGCTCACGAGCAGGCGACGGAGTATTCTGCAAAGGATTACACTGATCCGCCGCCTGCTCCTCTGATTGATTTTGAGGAATTGACCAAATGGTCACTATACAGAGCAGCAATTGCGGAGTTCATTGCTACTCTGTTATTTCTTTATATAACTGTTCTTACAGTAATTGGGTACAAACATCAAGCGGATACCAAAGCCGGAGGCGATGTCTGCGGTGGTGTTGGTATTCTTGGTATTGCTTGGGCTTTTGGTGGCATGATTTTCGTTCTTGTTTACTGTACTGCTGGTATTTCtg GTGGACACATCAACCCTGCTGTGACATTTGGGCTATTTTTGGCAAGGAAAGTATCGTTAATTAGAGCTGTATTATACATGGTAGCACAATGTTTAGGTGCAATTTGTGGTGTGGGTTTTGTGAAGGCTTTCCAAAGTGCATACTACAATAGATATGGTGGTGGTGTTAATATTATGGCACCAGGACACACCAAGGGTGTTGGTTTGGCTGCTGAGATTATTGGTACTTTTGTTTTGGTCTATGTTGTCTTCTCTGCCACTGATCCTAAGAGGAGCGCCAGAGACTCTCATGTCCCG GTCTTGGCCCCACTTCCCATCGGATTCGCCGTATTCATGGTTCACCTTGCCACTATTCCGATCACCGGTACCGGAATCAACCCGGCAAGAAGTTTCGGGGCAGCTGTAATTTTCAACGGTGACAAGGCGTGGGACGAACACTGGATCTTTTGGGTCGGGCCATTCATCGGAGCGTTCATCGCCGCTGTCTACCACCAATACATTCTCCGAGCAGGAGCAATTAAAGCTCTTGGTTCATTCAGAAGCAATGCTTAA
- the LOC129902984 gene encoding vegetative cell wall protein gp1-like, with translation MAMSPATLRVLCFTFFYAILSIQQCICADSPENSPSPAPESGGDLGSLPLIAKSPGTPSPSPSVSSPPLPSQTDRSPNSAPAPSPVSGGSATPFPAPSPVTDPPSPAPSPSDVVASDISQESTTVEVNESSSSDGGMNGGKKAGVAFGVMAAACVVGLGALVYKKRRQNIRRAQFGYAGRRDFL, from the coding sequence ATGGCAATGTCGCCGGCGACGCTTCGCGTGCTGTGTTTCACGTTTTTCTATGCGATTTTGTCTATACAGCAATGTATTTGTGCAGATTCGCCGGAAAATTCTCCAAGTCCGGCACCGGAATCAGGTGGAGATCTAGGTTCTTTACCGCTGATCGCTAAGTCTCCTGGAACTCCGTCACCGTCACCAAGTGTGAGTTCTCCTCCGTTACCTTCGCAAACAGATCGCTCTCCTAATTCTGCTCCGGCGCCGTCACCTGTAAGCGGAGGTAGTGCTACTCCGTTTCCTGCTCCGTCTCCCGTAACAGATCCTCCATCTCCTGCTCCGTCTCCGAGTGATGTAGTTGCGAGTGATATAAGCCAGGAGAGTACTACGGTGGAGGTGAATGAGTCGTCATCGTCGGACGGTGGAATGAACGGCGGAAAGAAGGCAGGAGTAGCATTCGGAGTTATGGCGGCGGCGTGTGTTGTAGGTCTCGGAGCATTGGTTTACAAGAAACGCCGGCAGAATATCCGACGAGCACAATTCGGGTACGCTGGCCGGAGAGATTTTCTTTGA
- the LOC129902582 gene encoding protein disulfide isomerase-like 1-4 encodes MASRLILLFLSSLLLISLLLTPSLAGAGADDDNEDLSFLEVDDVNDAAPEHTFPTDTFSDDEDFDDDDGDFENYDDFEVPSRFDDEKEEEDEVPKFDDKDVVVLTDRNFSDFVEDNKYVMVEFYAPWCGHCKELAPEYAAAATELKVENVPLVKVDATVENELAENYEVQGFPTIYFFVDGEHKTYSGQRTKDAIVTWIKKKIGPGIYNITTTEDAEHVLTSENKVVLGFLESLVGPETKQLAAASKLEDDLNFYQTTNPNVAKLFNIEDIVKRPALVLLKKEEEKVVHYDGQFTKPAIVKFVSANKLPLVTIFTRESGASIFLSPIKKQVLLFARTNDTDKVFPTFQEAAKLFKGKLIFVFVNMDDEEVGKPVSDYFGATGDSPKVIGYTGNENPRKYIFDGEITVEKLKAFGEDFLADKLKSFYKSDPIPEDNEGNVKIVVGNNFDDIVLDESKDVLLEIYAPWCGHCQSLEPTYNKLAKHLRGIESLVIAKMDGTTNEHPQGKAEGFPTLLFFPAGNKTADPIPVDADRTVVALYKFIKKHATIPFKLPKPALTTTSESSEAKEGDIVESNNGKDEL; translated from the exons ATGGCGAGTCGACTCATCCTCCTTTTTCTCTCTTCCCTTCTCCTCATCTCCCTCTTACTCACTCCATCACTCGCCGGCGCCGGCGCTGACGACGACAATGAAGACCTCAGCTTCCTAGAAGTCGACGACGTAAACGACGCCGCGCCGGAGCACACTTTCCCAACCGACACCTTCTCCGACGACGAAGATTTCGATGACGACGACGGGGACTTTGAGAATTACGACGATTTTGAGGTACCGTCGaggtttgatgatgagaaggaAGAGGAAGATGAAGTTCCTAAATTCGACGATAAAGACGTCGTCGTTTTGACAGATAGGAATTTCAGTGACTTTGTGGAGGATAATAAGTATGTGATGGTGGAGTTTTACGCACCGTGGTGTGGTCACTGTAAGGAACTTGCACCGGAGTACGCCGCCGCTGCGACGGAGCTGAAGGTGGAAAATGTGCCGTTGGTTAAAGTTGATGCTACGGTGGAGAATGAGCTGGCGGAAAATTATGAGGTTCAAGGATTTcctactatttatttttttgttgatgGTGAGCATAAAACTTACAGTGGCCAAAGAACCAA aGATGCAATTGTGACTTGGATCAAGAAGAAGATTGGACCTGGCATTTACAATATAACAACAACAGAGGACGCTGAACATGTACTAACCTCTGAAAACAAAGTCGTTTTAGGGTTCCTTGAGTCCTTGGTG GGTCCTGAAACAAAGCAACTTGCTGCTGCTTCAAAACTTGAGGATGATCTTAACTTTTACCAGACAACAAATCCTAACGTGGCTAAGCTATTCAATATTGAAGACATTGTTAAACGCCCAGCTTTAGTCTTGCTTAAAAAGGAAGAGGAGAAAGTGGTGCATTATG ATGGTCAATTCACCAAGCCTGCAATAGTTAAGTTTGTATCTGCCAACAAGCTTCCTCTGGTGACAATTTTTACTAGAGAAAGTGGAGCTTCAATTTTCTTGAGTCCAATAAAGAAGCAG GTTTTGCTCTTTGCTAGAACAAATGATACAGATAAAGTATTCCCAACATTTCAAGAAGCTGCAAAACTTTTCAAGGGAAAG CTTATCTTTGTTTTTGTCAACATGGATGATGAAGAAGTTGGAAAACCTGTATCAGATTATTTTGGAGCCACTGGAGATTCTCCAAAG GTTATTGGATATACTGGAAATGAGAATCCCAGGAAATACATATTTGATGGGGAGATCACTGTTGAGAAGCTTAAG GCATTTGGAGAGGATTTTCTGGCTGACAAGCTCAAATCTTTCTATAAATCAGACCCTATTCCTGAGGAT AATGAGGGGAACGTGAAGATAGTAGTTGGGAACAATTTTGATGACATTGTTCTGGACGAGTCAAAAGATGTGctactggag ATATACGCACCATGGTGTGGGCATTGCCAATCTCTAGAACCAACATACAACAAGCTCGCAAAGCACTTACGCGGCATTGAGTCTCTTGTTATAGCCAAAATGGATGGTACCACGAATGAGCATCCTCAAGGAAAG GCTGAAGGATTTCCCACACTCCTCTTCTTCCCAGCAGGGAACAAGACCGCAGACCCG ATCCCAGTTGATGCTGACCGAACTGTGGTGGCATTGTACAAGTTTATCAAGAAACACGCAACTATTCCTTTCAAGCTTCCAAAACCAGCTTTGACAACTACATCAGAGAGTTCGGAAGCCAAAGAAGGTGACATCGTCGAGTCTAACAATGGAAAAGATGAACTATGA
- the LOC129904075 gene encoding uncharacterized protein LOC129904075: protein MISILTQERLLGAALGTVLTSVVVFEQRKSIYKSISENQSRFSPQSQTTVYSPKKESGIEFAHLWNKAVDQALGPLIKNLGSRGW from the exons ATGATCAGCATCCTTACTCAG GAGCGTCTTCTCGGCGCTGCTTTAGGTACCGTATTGACAAGCGTGGTGGTTTTTGAACAACGGAAAAGCATATATAAGAGTATCTCTGAGAATCAATCTAGATTTTCCCCTCAATCTCAG ACAACAGTGTACAGTCCAAAAAAGGAGTCTGGCATAGAGTTTGCACACCTATGGAACAAAGCTGTGGATCAGGCGTTAGGGCCTCTCATCAAGAACCTTGGATCTCGTGGATGGTAA